CCGGCGGTGCGCGATTCGAGATCAGTAACACGTTCGAGGATGCCTTCGAGGACGCCGACGTGGTGATCCCCAAGTCGTGGGGACCGCTGGTTACAACGCAGGATGTAAGCCAGGGTCTTCGTCTGATCGAGAAATACCCGGCGTGGCGCTGCGACTCGGAGCGGATGG
The Rhodothermales bacterium DNA segment above includes these coding regions:
- a CDS encoding ornithine carbamoyltransferase; translation: GGARFEISNTFEDAFEDADVVIPKSWGPLVTTQDVSQGLRLIEKYPAWRCDSERMALGKDHLIYMHPLPADRGREVTEEVIDGPQSVVYDEAENRLHVQKALMALTM